DNA sequence from the Stenotrophomonas sp. 24(2023) genome:
GCGCTATGATGCGGGCGTCTTCCGCAACCCGGCGATGCCGATGTCCCTTGCCGCCGCTGCGCAGCCGTTGTCCGATACACCCGTGATCCGCCGCCGTGATGCTGGTACGCCGGTGGACTGGCCGGACGATACGCTGCCGCTGCTGGCCCGCCTGTATGCCAGCCGTGGCGCCGCCACGCCGGCATTGGCGCTGCCGAAGCTGGGCAATCTGCATGCCCCGGACCTGATGACCGGTATCGAGGCTGCCGTCGCGCTGCTGGCAGCGGCGATCGCTGGAAACCAGCGCATCCTCGTCGTCGGCGATTTCGACTGTGATGGTGCCACCGCCTGCGCGGTCGGCGTGCGTGGCCTGCGCATGCTGGGCGCACAGCAGGTGCTGCATGCGGTGCCCAACCGCATGGTGCATGGCTACGGCCTGTCGCCCTCGCTGGTGGAGGAACTGGCACCGCTGCAGCCGGACCTGCTGGTCACCGTCGACCATGGCATCGCCTGCCATGCCGGGGTCACCGCGGCCAAAGCGCGCGGTTGGCAAGTGCTGGTCACCGATCACCACCTGCCCGGACCGCAGCTGCCGCCGGCCGACGTGATCGTCGATCCCAATCTGGAGGGCGATGCCTTCCCCAGCAAAGCGCTGGCCGGTGTCGGTGTCATCTTCTACGTGCTGATGGCGTTGCGCCGCCACCTGCGCACGTCCGGTGCCTTTGCCGATGGCAAGGGGCCGGACCTGACGGTGCTGCTGGATCTGGTTGCGGTGGGCACCGTGGCCGACCTGGTCAGCCTGGATGCCAACAATCGCGCCCTGGTCAGTGCAGGCCTGCGCCGTCTGCGCGCAGGGCAGGGCTGCGTCGGGCTCAATGCACTGATCGAAGCCAGTGGCCGCGATGTGAAGCGCTTGACCGCCACCGACATCGGTTTCGCACTCGGTCCACGCCTGAACGCGGCCGGGCGGCTGGAGGACATGGCGCTGGGCATCGCGCTGCTGCTGACCGACGAGCCCCGGCAGGCGCGCGAGATCGCGCAGACGCTGGAGCAGATCAATGCCGAGCGGCGCGCGGTGCAGCAGGTGATGACCGACGATGCCGAGCGCGCCGTGTCGCGCGTGGTGCTGGACATGGCGGGCCAGCGGCCCGTAGCGGCCTGCCTGTTCGATCCGGACTGGCACCCGGGCGTGGTGGGCCTGGTGGCATCGAAAATGAAGGATCGCCTGCATCGCCCGGTCATCGCCTTCGCGCCGGCCGAACCGGGGGCGGACGTGCTGCGTGGTTCGGCGCGCTCGATCGCCGGCCTGCACATCCGTGATGCGCTGGCATGGGTGGATTCGCAGCACCCGGGCCTGATCGAGCGGTTTGGTGGCCATGCCATGGCCGCCGGCCTGACCTTGCGCCACGAGGCGCTCGTTGCGTTCGAGTCGGCGTTCATTGCCGCCGTACAGGACCTGGTCGATCCAGCGTCCCTGCAGCAGCAGGTGATGAGTGATGGCGAGCTGGGCGTGGATGAACTTGACCATCGCCATGCCGAAGCGCTGCGCCTGGCCGGTCCCTGGGGCCAGGGCTTTCCCGAACCACTGTTCGATGGCCACTTCGAGGTGGCCAACTGGCGGGTGCTGAAAGAGCGCCACCTGAAGCTGGAACTGCGCCAGCCTGGCGGCGGGGGCGTGATCAACGCGATCCATTTCGGTGGCTGGACCGGCAACGCGCCCAGCCGCCATGTGCACCTGGCGTACCGGCTGGCCTGCGATGACTACCGCGGGGGCACCGCCATCCAGCTGATCGTCGAGCACTGCCTGCCGGCGTAATGCCACGCATGCGCGGCTGTTTTCCGCGTGGTGTCGACATGGCGTATCCACGCATGGCGTGGATCTACAACGGCCCGTCATGCGTGGCTGCTTTTCGCGTGATGCTGGCAGGGCGGAT
Encoded proteins:
- the recJ gene encoding single-stranded-DNA-specific exonuclease RecJ gives rise to the protein MSLAAAAQPLSDTPVIRRRDAGTPVDWPDDTLPLLARLYASRGAATPALALPKLGNLHAPDLMTGIEAAVALLAAAIAGNQRILVVGDFDCDGATACAVGVRGLRMLGAQQVLHAVPNRMVHGYGLSPSLVEELAPLQPDLLVTVDHGIACHAGVTAAKARGWQVLVTDHHLPGPQLPPADVIVDPNLEGDAFPSKALAGVGVIFYVLMALRRHLRTSGAFADGKGPDLTVLLDLVAVGTVADLVSLDANNRALVSAGLRRLRAGQGCVGLNALIEASGRDVKRLTATDIGFALGPRLNAAGRLEDMALGIALLLTDEPRQAREIAQTLEQINAERRAVQQVMTDDAERAVSRVVLDMAGQRPVAACLFDPDWHPGVVGLVASKMKDRLHRPVIAFAPAEPGADVLRGSARSIAGLHIRDALAWVDSQHPGLIERFGGHAMAAGLTLRHEALVAFESAFIAAVQDLVDPASLQQQVMSDGELGVDELDHRHAEALRLAGPWGQGFPEPLFDGHFEVANWRVLKERHLKLELRQPGGGGVINAIHFGGWTGNAPSRHVHLAYRLACDDYRGGTAIQLIVEHCLPA